The proteins below come from a single Gordonia sp. X0973 genomic window:
- a CDS encoding TetR/AcrR family transcriptional regulator yields the protein MADLPATRPLVPRRRPTQERSRRKFETMLAVARDLLTDVGFESMTCEEIAARSDVPIGTLYQFFANKYVIVCELDRQDTVGVQAELAELGSAIPSLDWPNLLERFLDHLAALWQHDPSRRAVWLAVQSTPATRATAALNEQALAEQVEHILAPLTPHQRERRKTMARLLVHTAYSALSFSVQDGQDRAAVVAELKRMLGGYLLREQDKLDS from the coding sequence GTGGCCGATCTCCCCGCGACGCGGCCGCTCGTCCCCCGTCGCCGTCCGACGCAGGAACGCAGCCGCCGCAAGTTCGAGACGATGCTCGCGGTTGCCCGCGACCTGTTGACCGACGTCGGGTTCGAGTCGATGACCTGCGAGGAGATCGCGGCCCGATCTGACGTGCCGATCGGCACCCTGTACCAGTTCTTCGCCAACAAGTACGTCATCGTGTGCGAGTTGGACCGGCAGGACACCGTCGGGGTCCAGGCCGAGTTGGCCGAGTTGGGTTCGGCCATCCCGTCGTTGGATTGGCCGAACCTGCTCGAACGCTTCCTGGATCATCTCGCCGCGCTGTGGCAGCACGATCCGTCCCGACGCGCGGTCTGGCTGGCCGTGCAATCCACCCCCGCCACGCGTGCGACGGCGGCCCTCAACGAGCAGGCGCTCGCCGAGCAGGTGGAGCACATCCTCGCGCCGCTGACCCCGCACCAGCGCGAGCGCCGCAAGACCATGGCCCGACTGCTCGTCCACACCGCCTACTCGGCGCTGAGCTTCTCGGTGCAGGACGGTCAGGACCGCGCCGCCGTCGTCGCCGAACTCAAGCGCATGCTCGGCGGCTACCTGCTGCGCGAGCAGGACAAGCTCGACTCCTGA
- a CDS encoding rhodanese-like domain-containing protein encodes MMREISAAQAMEHAQRGDAVILDVRPQVVRHQGSVPGALVVEPGELTGKLMANPRVDRDAEVAVVALNAQTDEIESSLSRLGFTKLVRIAGGFMALRGSA; translated from the coding sequence ATGATGCGTGAGATCTCGGCGGCGCAGGCGATGGAGCACGCCCAGCGCGGCGATGCGGTGATCCTGGACGTCCGTCCCCAAGTGGTCCGACACCAGGGCAGCGTGCCGGGCGCGCTCGTGGTGGAGCCCGGCGAGTTGACCGGCAAGCTCATGGCCAACCCTCGGGTGGATCGGGATGCCGAGGTCGCCGTCGTCGCGCTGAACGCGCAGACCGACGAGATCGAGTCGAGCCTCTCGCGCCTGGGATTCACCAAACTCGTGCGGATCGCGGGCGGCTTCATGGCCCTGCGCGGCAGCGCCTGA
- a CDS encoding HIT family protein, protein MESPRAADCVFCDIVAGTSPARQVYADDYVVGFLDIRPVMRGHTLIIPRAHSSGLADLETGNGEKMFAVGQRVGVAMRTAFDADGVNLLVNDGRAAMQTVFHTHLHVVPRHRGDKLSFAKGLVIRRDPDPDETAELIRAALAK, encoded by the coding sequence ATGGAATCCCCGCGCGCCGCCGATTGCGTCTTCTGCGACATCGTCGCCGGCACCTCCCCCGCCCGGCAGGTCTACGCCGACGACTATGTCGTCGGCTTCCTCGACATCCGCCCGGTGATGCGCGGCCACACGCTGATCATCCCCCGTGCACATTCGAGCGGGCTCGCCGATCTCGAGACGGGCAACGGGGAGAAGATGTTCGCTGTCGGCCAGCGCGTCGGAGTCGCCATGCGCACCGCCTTCGACGCCGACGGCGTCAACCTCCTGGTGAACGACGGGCGGGCGGCCATGCAGACGGTATTCCACACGCATCTGCACGTCGTGCCGCGGCATCGGGGAGACAAGCTGTCCTTCGCCAAGGGACTGGTCATCCGGCGCGACCCCGATCCCGACGAGACCGCCGAGTTGATCCGGGCAGCACTGGCGAAATAG
- a CDS encoding holo-ACP synthase, which translates to MSVLGVGLDIVSIPEFGEQLAQPGTRFADAFTAGERRDARAGAGDYERSLAARWAAKEAVIKAWSVSRFARRPALPMIVHSDIEVVTDNWGRPAIRLSGAIAEFLADARIHVSLTHDGNTAAAVVILEEPPAE; encoded by the coding sequence GTGAGCGTCCTCGGCGTGGGGCTCGACATCGTGTCGATCCCCGAATTCGGCGAGCAATTGGCCCAGCCCGGGACCCGGTTCGCCGACGCCTTCACCGCCGGTGAGCGCCGCGACGCCCGGGCCGGCGCCGGGGATTACGAGCGCAGCCTCGCCGCGCGGTGGGCGGCGAAAGAGGCGGTCATCAAGGCCTGGTCGGTGAGCCGGTTCGCCCGGCGACCCGCCCTGCCGATGATCGTGCACTCCGACATCGAGGTGGTCACCGACAACTGGGGGCGTCCGGCCATCCGGTTGTCGGGGGCCATCGCGGAGTTCCTCGCCGACGCGCGGATCCACGTCTCGCTCACCCATGACGGCAACACCGCCGCCGCGGTGGTGATCCTGGAGGAGCCCCCCGCCGAGTGA
- a CDS encoding type I polyketide synthase → MDQDRISTARVGGIPRAGESLIDRIADGEAYALAFGGQGAPWLPTLAELVVDAELGRNLDQVVAAAKRLTEPVAAELAMAAPDGFDPLPWVERYDAADALGDSGEGGYLPDETALRAAAASVPGILLAQLAGLASLRKQGLDTDEFPPTSVVGHSQGCLATDAVRIGENLADRPGEGAMLALAQLIGAAATVVAARRGLAAAADGAPMLSVTNIVPAQIDAILDEYRAECADGERGLPVVALRNGRRGVVLAGAPHHLAAFAARCEQIAASQADDRKRKLTGGAPFSPVFDPLAVSVAFHHPEMADAVDLAVAWAQRCGLDEAWARRQASAVLVEPVDWTATIADVHADGAKWILDVGPSDVATRLTSSLIRGTGIGVIPAALRGGQRNLFAPGGIPDVALPWGRYAPRLATLPDGRQVVDTAFTRLTGRSPMLLAGMTPTTVDPGIVAAAANAGHWAELAGGGQVTEEIFADNLARLTELLEPGREAQFNSLFLDPYLWKLQIGGKRLVQKARAQGAPLDGVIVTAGIPELEDAVALVDELVEAGIHYVAFKPGTVAQIRDVVRIAAEVPHHPVIVQIEGGRAGGHHSWEDLDDLLLATYAELRDRANIVICVGGGIGTPERAAEYLSGRWALAHDYPLMPLDGILVGTAAMATKEATTSPEVKQLLVDTAGCDDWIGAGHAAAGMASGRSQLGADIHEVDNTASRAGRLLDEVAGDADAVAARRDEIVEALDGTAKPYFGDLTTMSYEQWLRRYATLAVGEPGAGLPWADITWEQRFVDMLQRAEARLHERDRGEIATLFADAAVVDAHGCVDRLVAAYPQAGADILHPADVAFFLELCKTPGKPVNFVPVIDKDVRRWWRSDSLWQAHDPRYGADEVCIIPGPVAVAGITRVDEPVGELLDRFEAQLVGELVRAGESVVEIDARRRRLAGAVGPIAAILASPDARWAERIVPNPALRLGDPDRWEIIGEELAEHAPSGAVLRRHSDTRFDLVVPIGSSSTTIPLTVTPALVDGGAPIVGLDGAGAAMRDIVTVAAGGTLSEVVEADAGLTARATIAWDPDQAADHRGVTTASLPSTLAPEPGFTVPDALVGLTWPSVFALIGAARTEAGVPVVEGLLDLVHLDHAIALHSAVPAERAELTATSVLRGVADTPVGRVLRVDVEVTRGDAVVATMTERFAIRGRLGAGELAEPVRAGGRLDDEREATRKFWRAATIVAPRAMNGFALVSGDHNPIHTDRNAAALAGLGAPIVHGMWLSAAAQQVVTARDVRRGGAPRPIEGWTIRFLGMVRLGDAVDVRVDRVGLDRGREVVEVTMKVDGELVAAATALLAAPRTVYAFPGQGIQRQGMGLDARARSAAARDIWDRADEHTRKALGFSILAVVRDNPTTLVANGTTYHHPDGVLFLTQFTQVAMATLGVAQVAELREAGGFVDDAITAGHSVGEYNALAACAGVLPLEAVLEVVFQRGEAMHHLVPRDAKGNSDYRMAAIRPSQFGLADEDVAAFVEGVGKQTGEFLEVVNLNLRGSQYAIAGTVAGLEALESEIERRVAEFGGKRAFILVPGIDVPFHSTVLREGVPAFRERLDELLPEHVDPEILVGRYIPNLVPRLFNLSREFVAEIAELVPSEPLDAVLADFDSWAARPEALTRVVLIELLAWQFASPVRWIETQDLLFGAPGQGGLNVGRFVEVGVKSAPTLSGIAANTLKLDRFAAADAEVLNVERDTAVLLATDEGAEPEPETPVDDSPAEAAQTGAAPAAAPAAAAPAPVAAAGPRPDDLAFAPADAVRAVIAQWTKIRVEQIGAADTIEALCDGVSSRRNQLLLDVGAELGLGAIDGAAEAPLTALGESVNTLARGYRPLGPVLTDAVGDQLRRIAGPLGKRPNYISERVADVWQLGPGWATHTAVAVALGTREGDSVRGGALGDLADGAVANLAALDAVIDRAVTAVGAAHGIPVALPAAGGEGGGTVDAAALGEFAEQLTGRSGVLATAARTVLKQLGLDDVAGFDADTDDEAAVLAERVAAELGKDWSRTVTPVFDDRRAVLLDDRWASARSDLAQLWVAPEEALAGDPAESFRGAGETVADHASWWQARAEAEGREAHAGVFAEIARLARDTAPGVYADDIAVVTGAADGSIAGAVVAGLLRGGATVIATTSRLDADRLEFFKKLYRSSARQGAALWIVPANLASYTDVDALVEWIGDEQSQTLGGATEVTKEAMRPTLLFPFAAPRVAGDLTDAGARAEAEMKVLLWSVERMIGGLSGLHADHNIAARMHVVLPGSPNRGMFGGDGAYGEAKAALDAVVTRWSAESSWGERTTLAHALIGWVRGTGLMGGNDPMVAAVEAAGVRTWSTDEMAAELLALCTAEQREAARTAPLHADLTAGLDPSIDLKELAKAAQADAPKADSADRPEAERGDLAALPHPARAPQEAPMSWGEVSVAPEDMVVIVGAGELGPYGSARTRFDMEVSGELSAAGVVELAWSTGLITWEENPKPGWYDAQTGDAVAESDIAEKYHDAVVERCGIRRYGDDGAMIDNSSPLLESVFLDEDLTFTVTSEEAARAFVAADPEHTRIAEVPDTGEFTVTRLAGTEIRVPRRFELSRTVGGQIPTGFDPVRWGVTPDMASSIDRVALWNLVATVDAFLSSGFTPEELMRWVHPTLVANTQGTGMGGMTSMRSLYVDTLLGESKANDILQEALPNVVAAHVVQSYIGSYGSMIHPVAACATAAVSVEEGADKIRLGKALFAVTGGFDDLGIEGIVGFGDMSATADSAAMAARGIDERRYSRANDRRRGGFVESQGGGTVLLARGDVAAQMGLPVLGVVAFAQSFGDGVHTSIPAPGIGALGAARGEQDSPLAKALRELGCGPDDVAVVSKHDTSTKANDPNESKLHEHLAEAIGRSDGAPLFVVSQKSLTGHAKGGAAAFQLIGLCQVLGSGVIPPNRSLDCVDEDLAKYPHLVWSTSPLDLNGRFGLKAGLLTSLGFGHVSGLVAVVHPEAFVAALPQADREAYRARRAQRLRDGQQRLLAAMCGGDAAYQRPSGRRFDEQAAAAESTQEAQLLLDADARLDDAGAYRLGCEVSGPIAPGARRIGTARSAPGAQR, encoded by the coding sequence ATCGACCAGGACCGCATCTCGACCGCCCGAGTCGGCGGCATTCCCCGCGCCGGGGAATCCCTCATCGACCGTATCGCCGACGGCGAGGCCTACGCGCTGGCCTTCGGCGGGCAGGGCGCCCCGTGGCTGCCGACGCTGGCCGAGTTGGTCGTCGACGCGGAGCTCGGGCGCAACCTGGACCAGGTGGTCGCCGCGGCGAAGCGACTGACCGAACCGGTTGCCGCGGAGCTGGCGATGGCGGCTCCCGACGGCTTCGATCCGCTGCCCTGGGTGGAACGCTACGACGCCGCGGACGCGCTCGGCGACTCCGGTGAGGGCGGCTACCTGCCCGACGAGACCGCGCTGCGCGCCGCCGCCGCGTCGGTCCCCGGAATCCTGCTGGCCCAGCTCGCCGGCCTGGCCTCGCTGCGCAAACAGGGCCTCGACACCGACGAGTTCCCGCCGACCAGCGTGGTCGGCCACTCCCAGGGCTGCCTGGCCACCGACGCGGTGCGCATCGGCGAGAACCTGGCCGACCGGCCGGGGGAGGGCGCCATGCTGGCGCTCGCACAGCTCATCGGTGCCGCCGCCACCGTCGTCGCCGCCCGGCGCGGGTTGGCCGCCGCCGCGGACGGTGCGCCGATGCTGTCGGTGACGAATATCGTGCCCGCCCAGATCGATGCGATCCTCGACGAATACCGCGCCGAATGCGCCGACGGTGAGCGCGGACTGCCCGTCGTCGCGCTGCGCAACGGCCGGCGCGGCGTGGTCCTGGCCGGCGCTCCCCACCACTTGGCCGCCTTTGCGGCGCGCTGCGAGCAGATCGCCGCGTCGCAGGCCGACGACCGCAAGCGCAAGCTGACCGGCGGCGCCCCGTTCTCGCCCGTCTTCGACCCGCTGGCGGTATCGGTCGCCTTCCACCACCCGGAGATGGCCGACGCCGTCGACCTCGCCGTCGCCTGGGCGCAGCGCTGCGGCCTGGACGAGGCATGGGCGCGCCGACAGGCGTCCGCGGTGCTGGTGGAGCCGGTGGACTGGACGGCGACCATCGCCGACGTCCACGCCGACGGCGCCAAGTGGATCCTCGACGTCGGCCCCTCCGACGTCGCCACGCGGCTCACGTCGTCACTCATCCGCGGTACCGGCATCGGCGTCATCCCCGCGGCGCTGCGCGGCGGCCAGCGCAACCTGTTCGCACCCGGCGGGATCCCCGACGTGGCGCTGCCGTGGGGCCGCTACGCCCCGCGCCTGGCCACGCTGCCCGACGGCAGGCAGGTCGTCGACACCGCGTTCACCCGCCTGACCGGCCGCTCGCCCATGCTGCTGGCCGGGATGACCCCGACCACGGTCGACCCCGGCATCGTCGCGGCCGCGGCCAACGCCGGCCACTGGGCCGAGCTGGCCGGCGGCGGCCAGGTGACCGAGGAGATCTTCGCCGACAACCTCGCGCGGCTCACCGAACTCCTCGAGCCCGGCCGCGAGGCACAGTTCAACTCCCTGTTCCTCGACCCGTACCTGTGGAAGCTGCAGATCGGCGGCAAGCGCCTGGTCCAGAAGGCCCGCGCGCAGGGGGCGCCGCTCGACGGCGTCATCGTCACCGCGGGTATCCCCGAACTCGAGGACGCGGTGGCCCTCGTCGACGAACTCGTCGAGGCCGGCATCCACTACGTGGCGTTCAAACCCGGCACGGTCGCCCAGATCCGCGACGTCGTGCGCATCGCCGCCGAGGTGCCCCACCACCCGGTGATCGTCCAGATCGAGGGCGGTCGGGCCGGCGGGCACCACTCGTGGGAGGACCTCGACGACCTGCTGCTGGCCACCTACGCCGAGCTGCGCGACCGCGCCAACATCGTCATCTGCGTCGGCGGCGGGATCGGCACCCCGGAGCGGGCCGCCGAGTACCTGTCCGGCCGCTGGGCGCTGGCCCACGACTACCCGCTGATGCCGCTGGACGGCATCCTCGTCGGCACCGCCGCGATGGCCACCAAGGAGGCCACGACCAGCCCCGAGGTCAAGCAGCTCCTGGTCGACACCGCGGGGTGCGACGACTGGATCGGCGCCGGTCACGCGGCCGCCGGGATGGCGTCGGGCCGCAGTCAGCTCGGTGCCGACATCCACGAGGTCGACAACACCGCCTCGCGGGCCGGACGCCTCCTCGACGAGGTCGCCGGCGATGCCGACGCGGTCGCCGCGCGTCGCGACGAGATCGTCGAGGCGCTCGACGGCACCGCGAAGCCCTACTTCGGCGACCTGACGACGATGAGCTACGAGCAGTGGCTGCGCCGCTACGCCACCCTCGCCGTCGGCGAACCCGGTGCCGGGCTGCCGTGGGCCGACATCACCTGGGAACAGCGCTTCGTCGACATGCTGCAGCGGGCCGAGGCGCGGCTGCACGAGCGCGACCGCGGCGAGATCGCCACCCTGTTCGCCGATGCCGCCGTCGTCGACGCCCACGGCTGCGTCGACCGCCTCGTCGCGGCCTACCCGCAGGCCGGGGCCGACATCCTGCACCCCGCCGACGTCGCCTTCTTCCTCGAGCTGTGCAAGACGCCGGGCAAGCCGGTGAACTTCGTGCCCGTCATCGACAAGGATGTGCGCCGCTGGTGGCGCAGCGACTCGCTGTGGCAGGCCCACGACCCGCGCTACGGCGCCGACGAGGTGTGCATCATCCCCGGCCCGGTCGCGGTCGCCGGCATCACCCGCGTCGACGAGCCGGTCGGCGAACTACTCGACCGATTCGAGGCGCAACTCGTCGGCGAGCTGGTGCGGGCCGGTGAGTCGGTCGTCGAGATCGACGCCCGCCGTCGCCGCCTCGCCGGAGCCGTCGGACCGATCGCCGCGATCCTCGCCAGCCCCGACGCCCGCTGGGCGGAGCGCATCGTGCCCAACCCGGCGCTGCGCCTGGGTGATCCGGACCGCTGGGAGATCATCGGGGAGGAACTGGCCGAGCACGCCCCGTCGGGTGCGGTGCTGCGCCGTCACAGCGACACCCGCTTCGACCTGGTCGTGCCGATCGGCTCCTCGTCGACCACCATTCCGTTGACCGTGACCCCCGCCCTCGTCGACGGCGGCGCGCCGATCGTCGGCCTGGACGGCGCCGGTGCCGCGATGCGCGACATCGTGACCGTCGCGGCGGGCGGCACCCTCAGCGAGGTCGTCGAAGCCGATGCCGGGCTCACCGCCCGCGCGACCATCGCGTGGGATCCGGATCAGGCCGCCGATCACCGCGGCGTCACGACCGCCTCCCTGCCGTCGACCCTGGCCCCCGAGCCCGGGTTCACCGTCCCCGACGCACTCGTCGGTCTGACCTGGCCGTCGGTGTTCGCGCTGATCGGCGCGGCCCGCACCGAGGCCGGCGTCCCCGTCGTCGAGGGTCTGCTGGACCTGGTCCACCTCGACCACGCGATCGCGCTGCACTCCGCGGTGCCCGCCGAGCGCGCCGAGCTGACCGCGACCTCGGTGCTGCGCGGCGTGGCCGACACCCCCGTCGGGCGGGTCCTGCGGGTCGACGTCGAGGTGACCCGCGGCGACGCGGTCGTCGCCACCATGACCGAGCGGTTCGCCATCCGCGGCCGCCTCGGCGCCGGCGAGCTGGCCGAGCCCGTCCGGGCCGGTGGCCGCCTCGACGACGAGCGCGAGGCCACCCGCAAGTTCTGGCGGGCGGCGACGATCGTCGCACCGCGCGCCATGAACGGTTTCGCACTCGTCTCCGGCGACCACAACCCGATCCACACCGATCGCAACGCCGCCGCATTGGCCGGCCTCGGTGCGCCGATCGTGCACGGCATGTGGCTCTCGGCAGCCGCCCAGCAGGTCGTCACGGCCCGCGACGTCCGGCGCGGCGGAGCCCCCCGCCCGATCGAGGGCTGGACGATCCGCTTCCTCGGCATGGTCCGCCTCGGCGACGCCGTGGACGTGCGCGTCGACCGCGTCGGCCTGGACCGCGGGCGCGAGGTCGTCGAGGTGACGATGAAGGTCGACGGCGAGTTGGTGGCCGCGGCCACCGCGCTGCTCGCCGCGCCGCGCACCGTCTACGCATTCCCCGGTCAGGGCATCCAGCGCCAGGGGATGGGGCTGGACGCGCGTGCGCGCTCGGCCGCCGCGCGCGACATCTGGGATCGTGCCGACGAGCACACCCGCAAGGCGCTCGGCTTCTCCATCCTCGCCGTCGTCCGCGACAACCCGACCACCCTCGTCGCCAACGGGACCACCTACCACCACCCCGACGGGGTGCTGTTCCTGACGCAGTTCACCCAGGTCGCGATGGCGACCTTGGGCGTCGCCCAGGTCGCCGAGCTGCGAGAGGCCGGCGGCTTCGTCGACGACGCGATCACCGCCGGGCACTCCGTCGGCGAGTACAACGCCTTGGCCGCCTGCGCCGGCGTGCTCCCACTCGAAGCCGTGCTGGAGGTCGTCTTCCAACGCGGCGAGGCCATGCACCACCTCGTCCCGCGCGACGCGAAGGGCAACAGCGACTACCGGATGGCCGCCATCCGGCCCAGCCAATTCGGACTGGCCGACGAGGATGTCGCCGCCTTCGTCGAGGGCGTCGGCAAGCAGACCGGTGAGTTCCTGGAGGTCGTGAACCTCAATTTGCGCGGTTCGCAGTACGCGATCGCGGGCACGGTCGCCGGGCTCGAAGCGTTGGAGTCCGAGATCGAGCGCCGCGTCGCCGAATTCGGTGGCAAGCGGGCGTTCATCCTGGTCCCCGGTATCGACGTCCCCTTCCACTCGACGGTGCTGCGCGAGGGGGTGCCCGCCTTCCGCGAGCGCCTCGACGAGCTGCTGCCCGAGCACGTGGATCCGGAGATCCTGGTCGGCCGGTACATCCCCAACCTGGTCCCGCGCCTGTTCAACCTGAGCCGCGAGTTCGTCGCAGAGATCGCCGAGCTGGTCCCGTCCGAGCCGCTCGACGCGGTGTTGGCCGACTTCGACTCCTGGGCCGCCCGGCCGGAGGCCCTGACCCGCGTGGTGCTGATCGAGCTGCTCGCCTGGCAGTTCGCCAGCCCGGTGCGGTGGATCGAGACGCAGGACCTCCTGTTCGGTGCCCCCGGCCAGGGCGGGCTGAACGTCGGCCGCTTCGTCGAGGTGGGCGTCAAATCCGCCCCGACCCTCTCCGGTATCGCGGCCAACACGCTCAAGCTGGACCGCTTCGCCGCCGCCGACGCCGAGGTGCTCAACGTCGAGCGCGACACGGCGGTTCTGCTCGCGACCGACGAGGGTGCCGAGCCGGAGCCGGAGACCCCGGTCGACGATTCCCCGGCCGAGGCGGCGCAGACCGGCGCAGCCCCGGCGGCGGCCCCTGCCGCTGCGGCTCCGGCCCCCGTAGCCGCGGCCGGACCCCGCCCAGACGACCTGGCGTTCGCGCCGGCCGACGCGGTGCGCGCGGTGATCGCCCAGTGGACCAAGATCCGCGTCGAGCAGATCGGCGCCGCCGACACCATCGAGGCGCTGTGCGACGGTGTGTCCTCGCGCCGCAATCAGCTCCTGCTCGACGTCGGTGCCGAACTCGGCCTCGGTGCGATCGACGGTGCCGCGGAGGCCCCGCTGACCGCGCTCGGCGAGTCGGTGAACACCCTGGCTCGCGGCTACCGTCCGCTCGGGCCGGTGCTCACCGATGCCGTCGGCGACCAGCTGCGCCGCATCGCCGGGCCGCTGGGCAAGCGTCCGAACTACATCTCCGAGCGCGTCGCCGACGTGTGGCAGCTCGGACCCGGTTGGGCGACCCATACCGCGGTCGCGGTGGCGCTGGGCACCCGCGAGGGCGACAGCGTCCGGGGCGGTGCCCTGGGCGACCTGGCCGACGGGGCGGTGGCCAACCTCGCCGCCCTCGACGCCGTCATCGACCGCGCCGTGACGGCCGTGGGGGCCGCCCACGGCATCCCCGTCGCCCTGCCCGCCGCCGGCGGCGAGGGCGGTGGAACCGTCGACGCGGCCGCGCTCGGCGAGTTCGCCGAACAGCTGACCGGTCGCTCCGGCGTCCTGGCCACCGCGGCGCGCACCGTGCTCAAGCAGCTCGGCCTCGATGATGTCGCGGGCTTCGACGCGGATACCGACGACGAGGCCGCCGTGCTGGCCGAGCGGGTGGCCGCGGAGTTGGGCAAGGACTGGTCCCGCACCGTGACGCCCGTCTTCGACGACCGGCGCGCCGTGCTGCTCGACGACCGCTGGGCCAGTGCCCGCTCCGACCTGGCGCAACTGTGGGTGGCACCGGAGGAGGCCCTCGCCGGCGACCCCGCCGAGTCCTTCCGCGGTGCGGGGGAGACCGTCGCCGACCATGCTTCCTGGTGGCAGGCCAGGGCCGAGGCGGAGGGCCGTGAGGCACACGCCGGTGTGTTCGCGGAGATCGCGCGGCTCGCCCGGGACACCGCTCCGGGCGTCTACGCCGACGACATCGCCGTCGTCACCGGCGCGGCCGACGGCTCCATCGCCGGCGCCGTCGTCGCCGGTCTGCTGCGCGGCGGTGCGACGGTCATCGCGACCACCTCGCGCCTCGACGCCGACCGGCTGGAGTTCTTCAAGAAGCTGTACCGGTCCAGCGCCCGCCAGGGTGCGGCGCTGTGGATCGTGCCGGCCAACCTGGCGAGCTACACCGACGTCGACGCGCTGGTCGAGTGGATCGGCGACGAGCAGTCGCAGACCCTCGGCGGGGCCACCGAGGTCACCAAGGAGGCCATGCGGCCCACGTTGCTGTTCCCCTTCGCGGCGCCGCGCGTCGCGGGGGACCTCACCGACGCCGGCGCCCGCGCCGAGGCGGAGATGAAGGTGCTGCTGTGGTCGGTGGAGCGCATGATCGGCGGACTGTCCGGCCTGCACGCCGACCACAACATCGCGGCCCGGATGCACGTGGTGCTGCCCGGCTCGCCCAACCGGGGCATGTTCGGCGGCGACGGTGCCTACGGCGAGGCCAAGGCCGCGCTCGACGCCGTGGTCACCCGGTGGTCGGCGGAGTCGTCGTGGGGTGAGCGGACCACGCTGGCCCACGCGCTGATCGGCTGGGTGCGCGGCACCGGGCTGATGGGTGGCAACGATCCGATGGTCGCCGCCGTCGAGGCCGCCGGTGTGCGCACCTGGAGCACCGACGAGATGGCCGCCGAGCTGCTCGCGCTGTGCACCGCCGAGCAACGGGAGGCGGCGCGGACCGCACCGCTGCACGCCGACCTGACCGCCGGGCTCGACCCGTCGATCGACCTCAAGGAGCTGGCCAAGGCCGCGCAGGCCGACGCCCCGAAGGCGGATTCCGCCGATCGGCCCGAGGCCGAGCGTGGCGACCTCGCCGCGCTCCCGCATCCGGCCCGGGCACCGCAGGAGGCCCCGATGAGCTGGGGCGAGGTGTCCGTCGCGCCGGAGGACATGGTCGTCATCGTCGGCGCGGGCGAACTCGGGCCGTACGGCTCGGCGCGCACCCGCTTCGACATGGAGGTCTCCGGCGAACTCTCGGCGGCCGGTGTCGTCGAACTCGCGTGGAGCACCGGGCTGATCACCTGGGAGGAGAACCCGAAGCCGGGTTGGTACGACGCGCAGACCGGTGACGCCGTCGCCGAGTCGGATATCGCCGAGAAGTATCACGACGCCGTCGTGGAGCGCTGCGGCATCCGCCGCTACGGTGACGACGGGGCGATGATCGACAACTCCTCGCCGCTGCTGGAGTCGGTCTTCCTCGACGAGGACCTGACCTTCACGGTGACGTCGGAGGAGGCCGCGCGTGCCTTCGTCGCGGCCGACCCGGAGCACACCCGCATCGCCGAGGTCCCCGACACCGGCGAGTTCACGGTGACGCGCCTGGCCGGCACCGAGATCCGCGTGCCGCGCCGCTTCGAACTGAGCCGCACCGTCGGCGGGCAGATCCCCACCGGTTTCGACCCGGTGCGCTGGGGTGTCACGCCCGACATGGCGAGTTCGATCGACCGGGTCGCCCTGTGGAACCTGGTGGCCACCGTCGACGCCTTCCTCTCCAGCGGGTTCACCCCCGAGGAATTGATGCGCTGGGTGCACCCGACCCTGGTCGCCAACACGCAGGGCACCGGCATGGGCGGCATGACGTCGATGCGCTCGCTCTACGTCGACACGCTCCTGGGCGAGTCGAAGGCCAACGACATCCTGCAGGAGGCCCTGCCGAACGTCGTCGCGGCCCACGTCGTGCAGTCCTACATCGGCAGCTACGGCTCGATGATCCACCCGGTCGCCGCCTGCGCCACCGCCGCCGTCTCGGTGGAGGAGGGTGCGGACAAGATCCGCCTCGGCAAGGCGCTGTTCGCGGTCACCGGCGGCTTCGACGACCTCGGCATCGAGGGGATCGTCGGCTTCGGCGACATGTCCGCGACCGCGGATTCGGCCGCCATGGCCGCCCGCGGGATCGACGAGCGCCGCTACTCGCGGGCCAACGACCGTCGCCGCGGCGGATTCGTCGAATCCCAGGGCGGCGGCACGGTGTTGCTCGCCCGCGGCGACGTGGCCGCGCAGATGGGCCTGCCGGTCCTCGGCGTCGTGGCCTTCGCGCAGAGCTTCGGCGACGGGGTGCACACCTCGATCCCGGCCCCCGGCATCGGCGCCCTCGGTGCCGCGCGCGGCGAGCAGGACTCGCCGCTGGCCAAGGCGCTGCGCGAATTGGGTTGCGGCCCAGACGATGTCGCCGTCGTCTCGAAGCACGACACGTCGACCAAGGCCAACGACCCCAACGAGTCCAAGCTGCACGAGCACCTCGCCGAGGCGATCGGCCGCAGCGACGGGGCCCCGCTGTTCGTGGTCTCGCAGAAGTCGCTGACCGGTCACGCCAAGGGCGGCGCGGCGGCCTTCCAGCTGATCGGCCTGTGCCAGGTGCTCGGTTCGGGCGTCATCCCGCCCAACCGGAGCCTGGATTGCGTCGACGAGGATCTGGCGAAGTACCCGCACCTGGTGTGGTCGACCAGCCCGCTCGACCTGAACGGTCGGTTCGGGCTCAAGGCCGGTCTGCTGACCTCGCTCGGCTTCGGCCACGTCTCCGGCCTGGTCGCGGTCGTCCACCCGGAGGCGTTCGTGGCGGCGCTGCCCCAGGCCGATCGGGAGGCGTACCGCGCCCGGCGCGCGCAGCGCCTGCGCGATGGTCAGCAGCGACTTCTCGCGGCGATGTGCGGCGGGGACGCGGCCTACCAGCGCCCGTCGGGACGTCGCTTCGACGAGCAGGCCGCGGCGGCCGAGAGCACCCAGGAGGCACAGCTGCTGCTCGACGCCGACGCCCGGCTCGACGATGCGGGCGCCTACCGCCTCGGCTGCGAGGTCTCGGGTCCGATCGCTCCCGGCGCTCGTCGAATCGGGACCGCTCGCTCCGCTCCCGGCGCCCAGCGGTGA